A single window of Mycobacterium sp. ITM-2016-00318 DNA harbors:
- a CDS encoding mycofactocin-coupled SDR family oxidoreductase — MASDKPLEGRVAFITGAARGQGRAHAIRLADDGADILAIDVCRPVSDTITYPLGSSEELAETVRAVEATGRKVLAREVDIRDLAALQKVVADGIEQFGRLDIVVANAGVLSWGRMHEMSEEQWDTVIDINLNGSWRTIRAAAPAMIEAGNGGSIVIVSSSAGLKATPGNGHYSASKHGLVALTNALAIELGEFGIRVNSIHPYSIETPMVEKEAMMELFAKFPQYVHSFSPMPYRPVNHQGKRGLQEFMMPEEVSDVVAWLASDGSATISGSQIAVDRGTAKY, encoded by the coding sequence ATGGCTAGCGACAAACCGCTCGAAGGTCGAGTGGCGTTCATAACCGGGGCCGCACGCGGCCAGGGCCGGGCCCACGCGATCCGGTTGGCCGACGACGGCGCCGACATCCTCGCGATCGACGTCTGCCGCCCTGTCTCCGACACCATCACCTACCCTTTGGGCAGCTCGGAGGAACTGGCCGAGACGGTGCGGGCCGTGGAGGCCACCGGCCGCAAGGTGCTCGCCCGCGAGGTCGACATCCGCGACCTGGCTGCGCTGCAGAAGGTGGTGGCCGACGGCATCGAGCAGTTCGGCCGGTTGGACATCGTGGTGGCCAATGCGGGCGTGTTGAGCTGGGGTCGCATGCATGAGATGTCCGAAGAGCAGTGGGACACCGTCATCGACATCAACCTGAACGGCAGCTGGCGCACGATCCGCGCGGCCGCCCCGGCGATGATCGAAGCGGGCAACGGCGGCTCCATCGTCATCGTCAGCTCATCGGCCGGTCTGAAGGCGACGCCTGGGAACGGACACTATTCGGCCTCCAAGCACGGGCTCGTCGCGCTGACCAATGCGTTGGCGATCGAGTTGGGGGAGTTCGGTATTCGCGTCAACTCCATTCATCCGTACTCGATCGAGACGCCGATGGTGGAGAAGGAAGCGATGATGGAGCTCTTCGCCAAGTTCCCGCAGTACGTGCACAGTTTCTCGCCGATGCCCTACCGCCCGGTGAACCATCAGGGCAAGAGGGGCCTGCAGGAATTCATGATGCCCGAAGAGGTTTCCGACGTGGTCGCGTGGCTGGCGAGTGACGGGTCGGCGACGATCTCGGGTAGCCAGATCGCCGTCGACCGCGGCACCGCGAAGTACTGA